From the genome of Streptomyces sp. WZ-12:
GGTTCCACCTCGGCGGCTCGTCCTCCTCGATGTCGACAATCGGAGCCGGCTCGACCGTTGACGCCAGCCCCGGTCCTTCGGCGTCACCGGCTCGTACGGCGTAGGTTGTCCGCGTCGACCACGGCCTCGCGATCCATCTCCCGGCCGACCGACCACCTGGGAACCTTGATGTCCACGGTCCCCGGCGGTGAGCACGAATACGCCGCACCGCGGCCGTACAGCTCGCGCTGCGTGTCGCAGTCGCGTTTGTAGTCGATCCAGCCCCGGGCACCGATGTCCCGCAGCTCCGTGAGGATCCGGCGCAGGTCGTCGAGATCGCGGTAGTCGCGTGTGTAGACGCAGGCCCTGCTGTGGTCCTTCAGCACCTTGGCCCCGATGCCGAGGTCCCCCTCAATCGTGGCGCTGCGGATTCGCTCCCACAGCTCCGGCGTGAGCTCCTTGGGCATCCACTTCCCGGTGACCTCGTTGCCGAACTCGTCGAAGTCCTCGTTGGCGTCGTCGGGCGCGCGGACGCGGTCGATCCATCCCAAGCTGTTCAGCTCCTCCAAGCCGGCTCGGACGGCGGGCGGGTCAGCGGTCACGGTGCCTCATTGAGCTTCTTCAGCCCGGCCACTGATCGGGTGACGAAGCGAAACCCGTAACAGGCGAGGCCCTCGGACTGTTGAGCGAGATGTCTCACGTCTCAACTCGTCAGTCAGAGGGCCTCGTTGGTTACCTATCCTTGCGTACTGGACCTACTGCACGCACTCGTGGAGTGGGTCACCATGCTCATCGTCACCCAGGAGGGTGACCGCCACTGCAAGCTTCGTCCGTCAGGACGAGCCCTGGTAGCGCTGGTCTACCTGCGCGAGCACACCACCCTCGCCAAGATCGCCGCAGGCTTCCAGATCAGCGAAGCCACCGCCCACGCCTACGTACACAGTGTGACGGAGCTCCTCGCCACCAAGGCTCCGTCCCTGACCCGAGCGCTTCGCAAAGCCAAGCCCGAGTACGTCCTGGTGGACGGCACGATCGCCGAATGCAACCGCGTCGGAGATAGCCGAGCAGACTACTCCGGCAAGGCCAGACGCCACGGAGTGAACATCCAAGCCGTCACCGATCCAACCGGCGAGGTGCTCTGGTACTCGCCCGCACTGCCCGGCCGAACAGTGGACATCACCGCGGCGCGGACCCACCACATCATCACAGTGTGTCAGCGATTGAAGATCCCGACCTTGGCGGACAAGGCATACGTAGGAGCCGGCGGAACCGTATACACACCGTTCAAACAGCACAGCGGCCGCGAGTTGACAGTGAGCCCTTTCCAACCTGACGTTCCGGTCCGGCAGTTGGGCTGACAACATGGTGAGGCCCCTGGTAGATGGGTTTTCGACCAAGAGAACCGGCTCCGCCAGAGGCTTCACGTGCTTGTTTACCCGTCGGGCGTCGACGTGTCCAGCTCTGCCCTGCGCTTCCTCACCCAGCAGTTGCGACGGCATCGCCACGAAATCGGCTCGCGTTGGCGGCGCCTGAGCGCTGGCCGCCAGGCCCTGCTCACTCTCGCCCACCTGAAAGTGGGCCACACGTATGCCCAGCTCGCGGCAGGGTTCGGCGTCGGAACCACGACGGCCTACCGCGCTACGTCACCGAGACTGTCGAGCTCCTGACCATCCTCGCCCCCAGCCTTCACCGACGCGGTGCGCACCGCGTCGGTGAAGGCATATCTGATCCTGGACGGCACGCTCCTGCCGATCGACCGCATTGCCGCGGACCGCCCGTTCTACTCCGGCAAGCACAAGAAACACGGGATGAACGTGCAGGTCCTCGCTGACCCCTTCGGTCGGCTGCTGTGGGCCTCACCCGCGCTGCCTGGCGCTGTCCACGATGTCCGCGCAGCCCGTGAACACGGCATCGTCGACGCCTTGGCCGAGGTCGGGATCAAGTGCTTGGCAGACAAAGGCTACCGGGGTGCCGGCGGCACCATCCGCATCCCGTACTGGGGCCGATGGGAGACCCTTTCCGCAGGCCAGAAGGCGGTGAACCGGTCCCACGCGAAGATCCGAGCGCTCGTCGAGCAGGCCATCGCAACCCTCAAGACCTGGCGCCTTCTTCGCAAACTGCGGTGCTCGACCACTCGGATCACCAAACTCGTCCAGACCGTCCTCACCCTCCAATTGACCAGCCCAGAGTGAGGATGGAAAACGCTCAGTGATGGGACCTTTGGCCGGGCTCCTATGAAGTCACAGACGCCCGACCGGCCACGTGCGCAGCAGCATCGCCCGGCGGGCCCGACGGTTCCAGCAAAGGACAGCCGAAGCGTCAGTCAGACGGAGAGTCAGACCTCCGGGCGATGCCATCTACATCCTCACTGTCAGACGGCACAACGTCACTTGGCGAACCGTCCGGGCCGCCCTTGACGGCCTCGAACCCCGTCCCCGCAAACCTCAGCCCCGTCGACCGACCGTCATCGATCCCGTCCAACACCTCATCGACTCCATGATCGAATCCGGTCACAGCCGCCCCAGAGACATCTGGGTGAAGCTCATGGATGAGCACGAGACCTCGATCTCATACGGCACTATCAGGCTCTACGTCCAGAACCGGGCGCCTCGATGCCCACACTGCGGGGCTTCCTTGCCAACCAACAAAGTCCGCCCAGGCCACGAACCCGCAGTCGACTAACTTCATTGTCGAAGGTCAGCGGTGCAGGTCAGCGACCGCGAATTCTTGTGTCCGCCAGTGCACGGGTTCTGCTGACCGCCACCGGGGGCCAATTCGTGGCCATTGACACCGGACGCAACCTGCGCTGGATCGCCCAAGTCCGAGCAGCCGACCTGCCCCATTGAGGTTCCCCCGAGATGCGGAAGATGGTGACAGAGGGTCAGATGGTTCTCATGAGAGGAACATCGACCATGGCTGCCCCCAGGAAGTACTCGCTGGAGTTGCGCGAGCGTGCGGTGCGGATGTACCGGACCTCCGACCCGAAGCCCCAGATCAAGCGACTGGCTATCGAGCTCGGCGTGCATCCCGAGGCCCTGCGCGGCTGGATCCGGCAGGCCGAGGCCGATGCCGGCGAGCGGGACGACCGGCTGACCAGCGACGAACGCGTCGAACTCGCCGCGCTTCGCAAGGAGAACGCCCAGCTCAAGCGCGCGAACGAAGTTCTGCGGACGGCCTCGGCTTTTTTCGCGGCGCAACTCGACCCGACCCGGCCCAGGTGACGGGGCTCCTCGACGAGCACCCTGACCTGGGAGTCGAGTGCGTCCTGCGGGAACTGCACATCGCCTCCTCCACCTACTACCGCTGGCGCCGCGCCGAGAAGCAGCCGTGCGAGCGGCGGCGTCGCGACGTCGAGCTGACCGAGCGGATCAAGGAGATCCACACCGAGTCCGGCGGGATCTACGGCTCTCCGCGCGTGCATGCCGTGCTGAAACGCGAGGGCACACGCGTGGGCCGCAAGCGGGTCGAGCGCCTGATGCGCGAGGCCGACCTGGCGGGCATCAGCCCGCGCCGCACAGGCTTCACGCGCCGGGATCCGAAGGCCACACTCGCCCCGGACCTGGTCAACCGGGACTTCACCGCACCGGCGCCGAACCGGCTGTGGGTCACCGACCTGACGATGATCTCGACCGGCGAGGGCCCGCTGTGGCTGTCGGCGATCCGGGACGCGTTCTCCCGCCGGGTGGTGGCCTGGGAGACCTCCGCCCGCGCGGACGCCGACCTGGTCCTGACCACGCTGGAGTACGCCCTCGCGTCCCGCGAGGTCGAGCCCGGCAAGCTCATCCACCATGCCGACCACGGCTGTCAGTACACATCCATCAAGCTCACAACTCGCCTGCTGCGGGCAGGAGTTGACGCGTCCATGGGCTCCGTCGGGGACAGCCACGACAACGCCCTCGCGGAGAACCTGTGGATGCTGATCAAGACCGAGTGCGTGCGCGGCCGCGTCTTCGCCACACGTGCCGAGGCGAACCTCGCGCTCTTCGAGTACACAGACGGCTTCTATAACTCCCGCCGCACCCAGGAACGACTCGGCTTCCTCAGCCCGATCGAATTCGAGGAGAAGTACTACGCCGAGCAGGCAACGGCCGAACGAGCGAACCTGAAACCCCGTCAACCCCTCCTGACCAGCTGATCAGCGCCTCCCGAACGACGGGGGAACCTCAGTACTAGGAGTCCGGGAAAGCCGGTCACATGGGGAAGGGCGACAGCGTGATGGCAGCAGGACTGCTGTCGGGGAGGAACGTTGTTGAATAACGACGCGCCGTCGACAACTTGGCCGGGGAGTATGACGGCCGAGCGGCGGGTACTCGATCACCAGATCAAGCTGCACCGATGGGCAAGGAATGAACCGGACCGCCGGTTCGATGATGTATTCAACTTGATCTGCGACCGGGCCACTTTGGTAGTGGCCTGGGAGCGGGTGGCTGGCAACCGGGGTGCCAGGACAGCAGGCGTGGACGCGGTCACCCGCTACCACGTCGAAGAACGCCAGGGAGTTATTCCGTTCCTGGAGGAGCTTCGCTCCTCACTAAAGGACGGCTCCTTCACCGCATTGCCGGTCAAGCAGGCAGTGATTCCCAAGAAGAACGGCAAAGTCCGTTACCTGGGTATCCCGACCCTGCGTGATCGTGTCGCGCAGATGGCGCTCAAGCTGATTCTGGAGCCGATCTTCGAGGTCGATTTCTACCCGTCCAGTTACGGGTATCGGCCTGGTCGTCGAGCTCAGGATGCCATCGCCGAGATTCACCACTTCACCTGCAAGCCGTCGACCTACGAGTGGGTCATCGAGGGCGACATCAAGGCTTGCTTCGACAACGTCGACCATCACGCCCTGATGGACCTGGTGGCCGAGCGCGTCAAGGACCGCAAGGTCCTGCGGCTGGTCAGCGCATTTCTGCGGGCTGGGGTTGTCGAGATGCACGGCGGATTCGCGGAGACCCTCACGGGCACTCCGCAAGGAGGAGTCGCCTCCCCGCTGCTGGCCAACATCTATCTCTCGGTCCTGGACCGGCATTTCTCGCGGATCTGGGACACGGAGATGACCCCGCCCTGGCGTCGGCAATACTGGCGCCGGATGGGGCGGCCGAACTTCCGGCTCGTGCGTTACGCCGACGACTTCATCGTGCTCGTGCACGGGACGAGGTCAGAGGCCGAAGCGCTTAAAGCGGAGATCGGCGAGCTGCTGGCCAGAAGGCTGAAGATGACTCTCTCGGTCGAGAAGACCCACATCACCCACATCGGCGACGGATTCGTTTTCCTCGGATTCCACATCCAGCGGAGAGCCTGGGGTGACGGTCGTCGTGTCGTGCTCACCATTCCGTCCAAGCAAGCCTTGGCGTCGGTGATGCACAAGATCAAGAAACTGACGGGGCGGAGCACGACATCGCTCTCGTTGGAGGAGGTGTTGCGGACGGTCAACCCGGTCCTTCGGGGATGGGCTGCCTATTTCCGCTACGGCGCATCCAAGAAGACGTTCTCATACCTCGGCTGGTACGCGTGGTGGAGACTGATCCATTGGATTCGCTACAAGCATCCCCATGTGACCTGGAAACAGTTGCGCCGCCGCTACTACGGGGCGGACCGCATCGCTGAGGGCGGGCTCGTCCTCTACAACCCGGCGAAGATGCGGGTCGAGCGTTACCGCTTCCGCGGAGCGAAGATCAGCACGCGCCACAACATCGACGAGGTCAATCCGGACGGGGCGCGTTCCGCCGGACCAGCCACGACGATGTGGCCTTCGTCGGCCAGGTCAGCGAATACCTCGCCTGACTCATCGGATCACGTGGAGAGCCGGATGCTCGGCCAACGGGCACGTCCGGTTCGGCGGGCGGGGATGGGAAAACCGACACCGGGAACGGTGCACGGCGTCCCGTCCCCGACCCAACACATCCCCTTCGAATCGGAGTAACTGGATAGGTCCTGGGCGTCGTTGATCTCCGGGTGGCTTGCGGGTCCGGGCGTCAGGGTGTGGCGGGTGTCCAGGGGCTGCCGCGCATGGCGGTGATGAGGACGTCGAGGGTTCTCTGGCCGTGGCGGTGGGCGGTGGCGAGGTAGGTTCGGATCGTCGCGAAGTCGCGGGCTCCTCGCAGGGTGCGGAGGCAACCGGAGACCTTGATCCTGAGTTCCGCCATGTGGATGGTCTGTTCGGCGGGGTTGTTGTCGAAGGGCAGGGCCGGGTCGTGTGTCCAGCGCAGGTAGTCGTCCCAGCGGCGGTGCAGGCGCTTGAAGAGGGCGTGGTGCTTGGCCTCGGCCTTCGAAGCGCCGCGCCACCGCCAACTCCGCCCGCAGCTCTACCACCAGGGCGGCGAGCTCCTCATACGACAGCAAGCGGTCATCGACAGGTACAACCCCCAGACAACATCAAACCCGGCATCAAGATCAAACCGAGCACCGACGACCCATCCAGTTACCTGCTCCATTCTGGTTACATGTCTCACTATCCAAGTAGCAACTGAGGGAATTTCTCCTCTTATCGGATGATTCAACCTGCAATTTCACCTAAGACTGGGCAAGCTGACCGTCGTAGAGCAGACCAAAAACTGTCACATGGGAGACGATCCATGCGTTCATTGATCAGTGCTGTTATTTTGGGTGTTTGTGTTCTGACTTCCGGGGCTATTGCTGTGCCAGCTGTCGCGGCGCCCCACGCGAGCGAGCTCACCAGCGCCATCAGGTCCATGACCATGGGATGCCGTCCCAATGCGTGCGACCGTGACTTCGGGCACGGGCGAGACAACGACCATGACTACGGGAGCGTCCCGGACAACGACCGTGACTACGGGAGCGTCCCGGACAACGACCGTGACTACGGGAGCGTCCCGGACAACGACCGTGACTTCGGGCACGGGCGAGACAACGTGCACGCGAAGAACGGACATGGCGGCATGGGATTTAATCAAAAACAGACGGTCGTAGTAGTGAAGAACCGCGACCACAAGCCCTGTAAGTGCGTCCTTCGGTAGGTGATGCGATGGTGCGGGCATGGCTCCCGATCACGGAGGCGTTGATGCTTCGTGATCGTCGGGGCTGTGCCCGCAAGCGCCATTGACTGAACCTCTTTCTGGAGTTGCCCCGGTCTGGCAGACACAAGGGGCGCGGGGTGCGAACGGGCGGATGGTCTTGCTCGGCGGCGTCAGGCCGCTGCGACCTGGAGCGCAGCGACGTAGGGCCAGACGCGGTCGGTCTCGCTCTGGCCGACGATGATGCTGCCGCTCTCGATCCACGCGTGTGCGCCCTGCGAGGCGCCAATTCGGCACTTTGACATGATGATGCAGTCATGGTGTTGTTGAGTCATGTTGTACGAGACTCCGGCGCTGGACGCCGACGACCACCGCGTCCTGACGGAGATCGAGGAGATGCGGCACACGCTGCGGCATCAGCTGCGTACGCAGCCGCGGTGGTCGGGGCAACTGCGGCGAAACCTGACGGCGCGGGCGATCGCGGGATCGAACACGATCGAGGGCTACGCCGCGACCGTGGACGACGTCGAGGCGCTGATGGCCGGCGAGGAGCCACTGGAAACCGCTGACCGCACCCGGGTGGAGCTGGAGGGCTACCAGCGGGCGATGACCTTCATCCAGACTCTGGCCGATGCCGGGCCGGACTTCCGGTATGACGCGGGCCTGCTGGGCGGCCTGCACTTCATGCTCCAGGGACACCACCTGGACAAGCGCCCGGGCCGCTGGCGGGATGGACCGGTCTATGTCACCAGCCCCGACGACCCGCTCGTGCCCGCCTACACCGCCCCCGACTCCGAACACGTTCCGGGGTTGATGGCGGAGCTGATCGACTGGCTCAACGACGGCGACCTGAACGCGCCCGTGCATATGCGGGCGTCGATGGCGCACCTGAACCTGGTCAACGTCCACCCGTGGAA
Proteins encoded in this window:
- a CDS encoding putative phosphothreonine lyase domain-containing protein; amino-acid sequence: MTADPPAVRAGLEELNSLGWIDRVRAPDDANEDFDEFGNEVTGKWMPKELTPELWERIRSATIEGDLGIGAKVLKDHSRACVYTRDYRDLDDLRRILTELRDIGARGWIDYKRDCDTQRELYGRGAAYSCSPPGTVDIKVPRWSVGREMDREAVVDADNLRRTSR
- a CDS encoding transposase; the protein is MAAPRKYSLELRERAVRMYRTSDPKPQIKRLAIELGVHPEALRGWIRQAEADAGERDDRLTSDERVELAALRKENAQLKRANEVLRTASAFFAAQLDPTRPR
- a CDS encoding IS3 family transposase, whose translation is MTGLLDEHPDLGVECVLRELHIASSTYYRWRRAEKQPCERRRRDVELTERIKEIHTESGGIYGSPRVHAVLKREGTRVGRKRVERLMREADLAGISPRRTGFTRRDPKATLAPDLVNRDFTAPAPNRLWVTDLTMISTGEGPLWLSAIRDAFSRRVVAWETSARADADLVLTTLEYALASREVEPGKLIHHADHGCQYTSIKLTTRLLRAGVDASMGSVGDSHDNALAENLWMLIKTECVRGRVFATRAEANLALFEYTDGFYNSRRTQERLGFLSPIEFEEKYYAEQATAERANLKPRQPLLTS
- the ltrA gene encoding group II intron reverse transcriptase/maturase, producing MNNDAPSTTWPGSMTAERRVLDHQIKLHRWARNEPDRRFDDVFNLICDRATLVVAWERVAGNRGARTAGVDAVTRYHVEERQGVIPFLEELRSSLKDGSFTALPVKQAVIPKKNGKVRYLGIPTLRDRVAQMALKLILEPIFEVDFYPSSYGYRPGRRAQDAIAEIHHFTCKPSTYEWVIEGDIKACFDNVDHHALMDLVAERVKDRKVLRLVSAFLRAGVVEMHGGFAETLTGTPQGGVASPLLANIYLSVLDRHFSRIWDTEMTPPWRRQYWRRMGRPNFRLVRYADDFIVLVHGTRSEAEALKAEIGELLARRLKMTLSVEKTHITHIGDGFVFLGFHIQRRAWGDGRRVVLTIPSKQALASVMHKIKKLTGRSTTSLSLEEVLRTVNPVLRGWAAYFRYGASKKTFSYLGWYAWWRLIHWIRYKHPHVTWKQLRRRYYGADRIAEGGLVLYNPAKMRVERYRFRGAKISTRHNIDEVNPDGARSAGPATTMWPSSARSANTSPDSSDHVESRMLGQRARPVRRAGMGKPTPGTVHGVPSPTQHIPFESE
- a CDS encoding Fic family protein, which codes for MLYETPALDADDHRVLTEIEEMRHTLRHQLRTQPRWSGQLRRNLTARAIAGSNTIEGYAATVDDVEALMAGEEPLETADRTRVELEGYQRAMTFIQTLADAGPDFRYDAGLLGGLHFMLQGHHLDKRPGRWRDGPVYVTSPDDPLVPAYTAPDSEHVPGLMAELIDWLNDGDLNAPVHMRASMAHLNLVNVHPWKEGNGRMSRAVSTLVFAREAEQMLPPEFSSIEEWLGRGQNTYAYYQVLQQVGGPRWSPERDTHPWIRFCLGAHHRQAQQAQRRTDLLARAWIHLGETATADGLDERVVYALLPAFWGSKVRRTVYQQDADLSDQQAIRDIRDLVRIGWLTPHGQARARHYGPGPRLEAAQQAVRQSLEPFADPYQRN